gtatgcgtgtgtgtgtgtgtgtgtgtgtgtgtgtgtgtgtgtatgcgtgtgtgtgtgtgtgtgtgtatgcgtgtgtgtgtgtgtgtgtatgcgtgtgtgtgtgtgtgtgtatgcgtgtgtgtgtatgcgtgtgcgtgtgtgtgtgtgtgtgtgcgtgcgtgtgtgtgtgtgtatgcgtgtgtgtgtgtgtgtgtgtgtgtgtgtgcgtgcgtgcgtgcgtgcgtgcgtgcgtgcgtgcgtgcgtgcgtgcgtgtaacCCCGCTccccccctcctgctcagtgcacacacactgaagccaccacacttcatgtagttgaccaatcacgtgcggcttgaacagaaaaaaggtCGAGGAAAAAACCCAAAGCAGCTCTCGCTCTGGCTCAGATCGTTCACGTCAAAGAGCCTCGTTCGTGACCAACACGTCGCTCCTGACTAACGTCGTCTTCATCttcgctgccctattttccaagacaGCACACGAAAAAAGGAAATTTGAAGGAGCGGCTGGGATTTATGAATGGCgcccgccactcctaaatgaatgtagaagAAACACTGCTGTTTGCTTACtacagcgccccctgctgtcaCTCACTAACGTGTTTTGTGTGCAGCTGAGAGTTACTCCAACCCTCTGGCTCCTGAAGGTCACGACCTGGAcgaccacagagctgctgctcagtaAGTATCAAtatagtgtgtttttgtgtgcgtgtgcatgtgtgtgcatgtcttaACCATGTGTGTCTCTTCAGGTCCAAACTGACCAATGATGACTTCAGGAAGTTGCTGATGACACCGCGGGCGACGCCCTCCTCAGCCCCGCCCTCCAAGTCCAGACACCATGAGTGAGTGacatgtgacagaaacacacctgctgtctgacgatgatgattatgatgaagAAGGAAGTgactgcattgttttgttttcccagaATGCCAAGGGATTACAACGAGGATGAGGATCCTGCcgcgaggaggaggaagaagaagaggtgggGGTCTCGACGGGATCATTTTTCCTCTTACTGATCTCGCTGATCAGAGATGATCCACGTGGAGTTTTAGGGCTGATCCAATTTAGAGgcgttgccaggcaaccagcagagcgACAGCAGTGATTGGAACCACAAAACTCATCCAGCTTTGATCTTTGGTTTGAGCAGATGAGACAGGCGAGATGCTTCCGGTGGACGTTGTGGACAGAGCAGGCTGGCAGAGATAAGACGTCACTTTACTGAGATCCGTCagccgtctgtgtgtctgcggAGTCCGCCATCTTTCTGCAGTAACCCAGAGCAGACGAATCAAAcgggacggacagagagactTTTCTCGTCTTTATGTCACCTGTAGGCCGCCGTAGGCTCTCCTGCACATCTGGACAGGGAGGAAGCAAAGAtcacagaatgaaaaatgaggCTTTAAAATGGACATTGAAGCCTCTTCTGACACCAAGTAGAATTTCTGGAAGTGTCTGTTTAAGGCTTAATGTCAACCTTCAACACGAGAAACAGGCTGACAGTGTTCTGAGTCTGAAGTCGTCATCAGTCCGTCGTTGAGCTTCAGTTTGAAGGGAAAGCTGACACATGCAAAAAAGACATGTTGGCTGTTAGCTGTTGTAgcagctagcatgctaacacagttCCCCCTGCAACCACCTGGAACCTCAACTTTGTTCTATTGATCAGAGCATTCAGATCTCCAACTGATCTGAACATGTTGGTCATTAattattgatttcttttgttgcagctACTATGCTAAGCTACGTCAGCAGGAGATGGAGCGAGAGCGAGAGCTGGCTGAGAAATACAGAGACCGAGCGAGAGAGCGACGAGACGGAGTCAACAAAGATTACGAAGAGACGGAACTGATTAGCACCACCGCTAACTACAGAGCTGTGGGACCCACAGCCGAGGCGTGagtgatgctaatgctaacagctcaGCTAGGATTGGTGATTTTGTTGTGTGTAGTTGTAGTTTGTATGTTGTGCGTATTGATAGTAGttgaatgtgaatatttgttgcatttttcagGGATAagtctgcagcagagaaacGCCGTCAGCTCATCCAGGAGTCTAAGTTTTTGGGAGGTGACATGGAGCACACTCACTTGGTGAAAGGTCTGGACTTCGCTCTGCTGCAGAAGGTGGGGTGTTCACACGTCCTTCCATGTGGTTAGCCTGAATGCTAACCATGTAGCCTAAGCTGACTTCTGTTATGCAGAAATTCAAGCGGAAGTAgattcaaacaaacagctgctgtgaaatgagctgaaaggttaCGGTGTCTGTGAGTCTGTGGACATGTCTGTAGTTCTTCTCAGTCTGGAAGTCCAGCCCAGACCACAGCACAGAGTGTGGACAGGTAGCTGCACCTGCTCACCTCCAGGGCGTCGCCGAGGTGCCTCGAGGAAGACGCCGAAGCTCAGACTGCATGTCTGAGGCCACAGAAGACGTTCAGAGCAACAGAGTGAAAAGATGTTTGTGTTCAAGGATTAaaaaagttcttcttcttctgttctttgtctttttctcttgtgtgtgtgtgtgtgtatgtgtgtgtgtgtgtgtgtgtgtgtgtgttacaggtgAGAGCTGAAATCACCAGtaaggagaaagaagaagaagacatgatGGAGAAAGTCCAGAAAGAGGCAAAGTATGAGAGCTCATGTGAACCTCGACCTGTCTGAGCAGATGTGACGAAATTGAAAactcacagtgtgaaaatacgTCGATGTGAAGGTCATGACATCATTGCAGTTttagaaagagagaagaatTATGTTACTGCTTTTTGTGTTCATTGAAAATTTGCTTTTAGCTTAAAGTTAAAGTCAGATGAAAGCAGCCATCATGACCTCAGCTGAGCAGAAACCGTCCTGAACCACTGATCCAGGTTCAGTTTCAGAGCAGAGTTGATGCAGCAGTCCTTTAATAAAAGGATTCAAAGAGCTGTTCATCAAGTGAACACGTCCGGGATCAGTCTATGTGCTGGAAGGTTTAATGGTCTCTGTTTGGTCGGCTCGGCCGTGGTCGTCGACCTGCGGTGAAATAATGCCGCCGCACGCCTCAGTGGACCGAGCGGACGCTGCAGCGGCCTACGTTCATATTTCCTGCATCATCTGTAACCACAGCAACGCTGTGATGATTGTTGTTATTCTGTGTTGTAGCCTGTGATTGGACGAGAGGCTGCATCTGTGAGCCGCTGGGGAAGTCGACCTGTCTGTGGTCCGTCATGGACCACAGGAGACGGccttcagtctctgtctgtgtgtccacgATGCAGCGTGTTGTGGGGAGGCGGAGCTCCAGAAGCTTCTTCAGCCTCCTTTGGTCTGGATGAAGCTTTGCGGCTGGtgtgatttgagcttttctgggtGGCGATGTGTTAAATGGCGCCtcgtgtttgatgtgtttcctgtagTGTCGTCGGCGTCATCCGGTTGTTTGTAGGCTGTTTCGTGTTtgtcagtttctttttcttcatcatcagttcttgaaacaggaaaactgaaatgtttcctcACATTAGCCCTGAAAGTTGATGGATTGTCAGTCTGTTTTTCATCATCGGCTCGTTCATCCGTCGTTTTCTTCTTGGGTTTGTTTTTGGATGATGGGAGTCTGTCCTCTTGAATGCTATGACTGCAccctctgctgttcaaacagaaacaagacagttttgaaaaggagagagagaagttaaCAAACATCGTCGCAGTGGCTGCGTCGATCCTTATTTCTGTCTCCAGATTCAATGCATCGTCACGTTGTTTACAAATCAACAATATTCAAAAAGGCATGAATGaaccaaacaaataaaaaatcagtaACCAGATAAAACAATGGAAACACAGCGCTGCTCAGTTCAGCCCCACACGTGGCCATTACCTGGCTGACACCTGAGTGATGTCAGCTCTTCGTCTGtccgacctttgacctctgtgtttCAGGAAGGACATGGAGCCAGAGGAGAAGATTGAGTTTAAGACTCGTCTCGGTGAGTCTGGTCACGTTTTCATACTCATAGCTGACACATTTAGTTCGGTCTGATGATgatatccccccccccccccaccttaCAGGTAGGAATATCTACCGTGTGGTGTTCAGGTCTGGTCAGGTGGAGAGGAACGAGCTCTTCCTGCCAGGGAGGATGGCGTATGTGGTCGACCTGGACGATGAGTTCACGGACACCGACATCCCGACAACTCTGATCCGCAGCAAAGCCGACTGTCCCAGCATGGAGGTACTGAAGCATGgcagcaaacatctgcatcaccgcaaacatctgcatcaccgcaaacatctgcatcaccgcaaacatctgcatcactgcaaacatctgcagcacctcaaacatctgcatcacagcaaacatctgcagcaccgcaaacatctgcatcactgcaaacatctgcagcacctcaaacatctgcatcacagcaaacatctgcatcacagcaaacatctgcatcacagcaaacatctgcagcacctcaaacatctgcagcacctcaaacatctgcatcacagcaaacatctgcagcaccgcaaacatctgcatcaccgcaaacatctgcatcaccgcaaacatctgcatcaccgcaaacatctgcatcacagcaaacatctgcatcaccgcaaacatctgcatcaccgcaaacatctgcagcaccgcaaacatctgcatcaccgcaaacatctgcagcaccgcaaacatctgcatcaccgcaaacatctgcagcacctcaaacatctgcatcacagcaaacatctgcatcacagcaaacatctgcatcacctcaaacatctgcatcacagcaaacatctgcagcacctcaaacatctgcatcacagcaaacatctgcatcacagcaaacatctgcatcaccgcaaacatctgcatcaccgcaaacatctgcatcaccgcaaacatctgcatcaccgcaaacatctgcagcaccgcaaacatctgcatcaccgcaaacatctgcagcacctcaaacatctgcatcacagcaaacatctgcatcacagcaaacatctgcatcacctcaaacatctgcatcacagcaaacatctgcagcacctcaaacatctgcatcacagcaaacatctgcatcacagcaaacatctgcatcaccgcaaacatctgcatcacctcaaacatctgcatcacagcaaacatctgcatcaccgcaaacatctgcatcacctcaaacatctgcatcacagcaaacatctgcatcaccgcaaacatctgcatcacagcaaacatctgcatcaccgcaaacatctgcatcacagcaaacatctgcagcacctcaaacatctgcatcacagcaaacatctgcatcacctcaaacatctgcatcacagcaaacatctgcatcaccgcaaacatctgcatcacagcaaacatctgcatcaccgcaaacatctgcatcacagcaaacatctgcagcacctcaaacatctgcatcacagcaaacatctgcagcaccgcaaacatctgcatcaccgcaaacatctgcatcaccgcaaacatctgcatcacagcaaacatctgcatcacagcaaacatctgcagcaccgcaaacatctgcagcaccgcaaacatctgcatcacagcaaacatctgcagcacagactcAGACTCTCAGGCTTCATGTTCTGAAGACAAATATctttacttgtgtgtgtgtgtgtgtgtgtgtgtgtgtgtgtgtgtgtgtgtgtgtgtgtgtgtgtgtgtgtgtgtgtgtgtgtgtgtgtaggctcaGACGACTCTGACCACTAACGACATCGTGATCTCGAAGTTGACTCAGATCCTTTCATACCTGAGACAGGGGACACGTCACAAGAAGATCAAGAAGAAGGACAAAGGTagctctgatctgatctgatctgatctgatctgatctgatctgatctgatctgatctgatctgatgtcTGTCAGACGGATTCATGTTGGATGTGATGAAgcgtcagtcagtgtgtttgtgtttcaggtaaACTGGATGAGAAGAGGGCTCCTGaggctgatctgaggtcagttcaCCACACTGAGTTTCAGCTAACTTAACGGAAAAGGCAGAGGCTTCATCTGTGTCCGCGTCTGTCTTTCAGCATCTTTGATGACGTTGGGGACTACATCCTGTCCACCACCTCGTCCTCTAAACCTcccaaagacaaagacagacaccgagagagggacagagagagagagcgtgagagagacagagaggacgagaGCAAGAGCAGGAGACACAGCTACTTTGAGAAACCACGAGGAGACGAGCACCAGGTCAGTGggacggacagacggatggacagacggacatgtatttatgtatcaTTGTCTGAAactgactctgtctctgtctctgtctgcaggtcatGGAGGTGGACACAGGTAAATCACTGCAGGTGTGATCAGAATAAAGATGTCACCACAGAAGAAGCTCTCAGCTGCtcactgtctgtccatctgtccgtccatctgtccatcaggtCCTGGATCAGTCAGAGAGCAGATCAAGATGATCAATGAGAAGtttgcaggagcagcaggcagccaaTGGCAGGGCCAGGAACCATATCCTTCTGTTACACAAGTGCAGTATCTGTACACAGGACAGCAGTACTGTGGGGAGTATCTGTACACAGGACAGCAGTACTGTGGGGAGTATCTGTACACAGGACAGCAGTACTGTGGGTAGTATTGCTTCAGTATTGTTCCTTAGCCCGTTGAACTGGTTCTCAGAGGAGAGACGGCAGTAAAGAACAGCTGGGAGATTTCTTTGGAGGATCGAACTCGTACGCAGAGTGTTACCCTGCCacgtaagacacacacacacacacacacacatcaaaactcTCAGTCAAACATGTATTGGTActtaaactctgtgtgtgtgtgtgtgtgtgtgtgtgtgtgtgtgtgtgtgtgtgtgtgtgtgtgtgtgtgtgtgtgtgtgcgtgtgtgcgtgtgcaggaTGGACGACCTGGCGGTAGACAGTGATGAGGAGGTGGACTACAGTAAGATGGACCAGGTAACTCCCAGCATGCCTCACTGCTCTCAGTATCATAGTGATCCGACGATGCACTTAGAGCCATCTGTACATCCAGAGTACACtgctagcaggagcagctagcaggagcagctaacaggagcagctagcaggagcagctagcaggagcagctaacaggagcagctaacaggagcagctagcaggagcagctagcaggagcagctagcagctaattCATTAGTGTTGAGAGTGTTGATGGAGACAgtttgactgcatgtaaacagatgaagacaaaaagaaaaccgAGATCAAGCTGTCACTCACTATTTTCATGGCAACAtcatgctttgtgtttgtgtgaacaacAGACCTGCTGTGTACTTGCAAAACACAGTCTCTGGTTTAACGTctaattgtttgtttgtcagtttatTTATCAGTAAACATCTATTATTGCTTCTGAATATTATTTATTCTGTGACTCTGCTGGAGCAGCTTCACATGattcagttaaaaaaagaatCTTTGTTTATCTCATGCAGGCCCTTTAAAGGGTCACTGTGGGTCCTGATTGGTCCTTTAAAGGGTCACTGTGGGTCCTGATTGGTCCTTTAAGGTTTAAGGGGTCACTGTGGGTCCTGATTGGTCCTTTAAGGTTTAAGGGGTCACTGTGGGTCCTGATTGGTCCTTTAAAGGGTCACTGGGTCCTGATTGGTCCTTTAAAGGGTCACTGGGTCCTGATTGGCCCTTTAAAGGGTCACTGTGGGTCCTGATTGGCCCTTTAAAGGGTCACTGTGGGTCCTGATTGGTCCTTTAAAGGGTCACTGTGGGTCCTGATTGGTCCTTTAAAGGGTCACTGTGGGTCCTGATTGGTCCTTTAAAGGGTCACTGGGTCCTGATTGGTCCTTTAAAGGGTCACTGGGTCCTGATTGGCCCTTTAAAGGGTCACTGTGGGTCCTGATTGGCCCTTTAAAGGGTCACTGTGGGTCCTGATTGGTCCTTTAAAGGGTCACTGTGGGTCCTGATTGGTCCTTTAAAGGGTCACTGTGGGTCCTGATTGGTCCTTTAAAGGGTCACTGGGTCCTGATTGGTCCTTTAAAGGGTCACTGGGTCCTGATTGGCCCTTTAAAGGGTCACTGTGGGTCCTGATTGGTCCTTTAAAGGGTCACTGTGGGTCCTGATTGGTCCTTTAAAGGGTCACTGGGTCCTGACTGGTCCTTTAATGTGAAGGAGTCGTGTCACAGGAAGCAtgttgtgtctgctgtgtttcagggGAATAAGAAGGGTCCTTTGGGTCGGTGGGACTTCGACACTCAGGAGGAATATTCAGACTACATGAACAACAAGGAGGCGCTGCCAAAGTAGGTGTTCGTTGTCCctcagctctgactgacagGCGCTGGGTGTGGTGGAAGCAGCCTGTCAgttcatttcttcctctttggttgttgttgctgcataCAGTGAGAGGGTACATCTCGTATTGGATATGGTCTTATTGGATATGAGTTATTGATCCAAAGCTGAAGCTGATCAGACTGATCGTAACGCGTCCTGTGAGTGAAGAGAACTGATGAAACTCTTTGATATTTGGTCTGAACAACAGAAACACTACAAACAACTTCCTTCATCAGCAACAGGTTTTTCCTTCATAATCACTTTTTTCCATCGTTAACTTTCATGATTGATCAGAAGCCGGAAACGCGTCATCGTTTGCTTCAGTCatgtgaagctgatgagcttcAAACATTTAATCTGCTCAGTCCTCAAGGAGACGCCGGTCGAGGTTTGTGATGTCACCGGAGCGTGTTGACGATGTAGTTTGTCCCTGCAGGGCCGCCTTCCAGTACGGCATCAAGATGTCTGAAGGCAGAAAGACCCGCCGCTTCAAAGAGACCAATGAGAAGGCAGAACTGGACCGACAGTGGAAGAAGATCAGCGCGGTGAGACTCGGCCGCCATCTTTAACCTCTGACTGTAAACAGActgtaaacagtaaacagacagtaaacaaacagtaaacagatggtaaacaaacagtaaacagcCTGTCAACAGAtggtaaacaaacagtaaacagacggtaaacaaacagtaaacagatggtaaacaaacagtaaacagcCTGTCAACAGAtggtaaacaaacagtaaacagacggtaaacaaacagtaaacagatggtaaacaaacagtaaacagtctGTCAACAGATGGTAAACAAACTAAACAGAtggtaaacaaac
This region of Chaetodon trifascialis isolate fChaTrf1 chromosome 16, fChaTrf1.hap1, whole genome shotgun sequence genomic DNA includes:
- the ik gene encoding protein Red, whose product is MPETESYSNPLAPEGHDLDDHRAAAQSKLTNDDFRKLLMTPRATPSSAPPSKSRHHEMPRDYNEDEDPAARRRKKKSYYAKLRQQEMERERELAEKYRDRARERRDGVNKDYEETELISTTANYRAVGPTAEADKSAAEKRRQLIQESKFLGGDMEHTHLVKGLDFALLQKVRAEITSKEKEEEDMMEKVQKEAKKDMEPEEKIEFKTRLGRNIYRVVFRSGQVERNELFLPGRMAYVVDLDDEFTDTDIPTTLIRSKADCPSMEAQTTLTTNDIVISKLTQILSYLRQGTRHKKIKKKDKGKLDEKRAPEADLSIFDDVGDYILSTTSSSKPPKDKDRHRERDRERERERDREDESKSRRHSYFEKPRGDEHQVMEVDTGPGSVREQIKMINEKFAGAAGSQWQGQEPYPSRRDGSKEQLGDFFGGSNSYAECYPATMDDLAVDSDEEVDYSKMDQGNKKGPLGRWDFDTQEEYSDYMNNKEALPKAAFQYGIKMSEGRKTRRFKETNEKAELDRQWKKISAIIEKRKKMEADGVDVKRPKY